In Mycobacterium sp. ITM-2016-00317, the genomic window CTGGGACGGCTGCGCCTATTGCGGGCAGACCACCGGGACGATGCAGCGCGACTGCGTGATGGCGATCTCGCGCGGCGGCCGGTACACCATCGACAACGTGGTACCCGCCTGCGCGGCGTGCAATGCCAGCAAGTGCAACGACGAGGTCACCGGCTGGCTGCGGCGCAAGCGGCTCGACGAACGGCTGTTCCTGGAGCGCTACGTGCGGATCAGGGCCGAACTTCTGGCGCAGGAACGCCAAACCGCCGTCACGGTGGCTCCGGAGGTCCGGCCGCTACCGTGACGGCGGTTTCGCGAAAAAATCAGCGGGGCGAGACCCCGGCCGACAGCACGCGGATGCCGCTGAGCAGGCCGTCGATCAGGTTGCCCTCGCGGAATGACGCCGCCGCGGCGGAGACGCCGAGCGGGGCGGCCTCCTCGATGCCGCGGCCCTTGACGTCCGCGCCGTAGACGACCTCGATCGCGTGCTGGTCCGGCGACACCGCGAGCAGCACGGCGTTGTTCGGGGTGGGCACCTTCGCGAGGATCTCGCGGGCGGTCGCCGCAGGGTCGGCGCCGAGGCTGCCGATGTACACCGCGAAGCGCGCCTTGGCCGCGCGCGACCCGTACTTGAGCGCGTTGTCGAGAACCACCAGGTCCTTGGTCGGGAACGGGTAGTGCACCGACAGGGCGCCGGGCTCGGTGACCGCCGAGATCCGTCCGCTGGCGGTGATGGCCGATCCGTAGGGCAGTTCGGCGAGGTCGAGTCCGCCGGCCTTGGTCACTTCACCACTTGCCACTTGCGCCACCTCCGATGGTCAGGTGCGAATCATGACCGCCATGGCCGTGGTCCGCGGGTTCTTCGGCCGCCCACAAGATGGGCTCGTGCGTCCACTTCCCGGACATGTCGAACGTCTCGGGGTGCGGGCCCTTCTTGGTGAAGATGAACAGCGACAGAAGCCCGGCC contains:
- a CDS encoding HNH endonuclease; the encoded protein is MAVNNSRRARAARRRKRRVAAVVNDLTDAQWTSIKASWDGCAYCGQTTGTMQRDCVMAISRGGRYTIDNVVPACAACNASKCNDEVTGWLRRKRLDERLFLERYVRIRAELLAQERQTAVTVAPEVRPLP
- a CDS encoding DUF5130 domain-containing protein; translated protein: MASGEVTKAGGLDLAELPYGSAITASGRISAVTEPGALSVHYPFPTKDLVVLDNALKYGSRAAKARFAVYIGSLGADPAATAREILAKVPTPNNAVLLAVSPDQHAIEVVYGADVKGRGIEEAAPLGVSAAAASFREGNLIDGLLSGIRVLSAGVSPR